The following are from one region of the Syngnathus acus chromosome 19, fSynAcu1.2, whole genome shotgun sequence genome:
- the LOC119137826 gene encoding uncharacterized protein LOC119137826 isoform X1 yields MLELGRRWAGDARPPPGTAELPPEPSGERGHPSVVAQAQSEDFQEFSPTHVRRCDSRLGFVRAFGQASFNAEGQGEQGIRWFRSADGAPVSCRDVITPPPQFKDAPDDGVEWSQLTGDRQWEPSESDWSQVSAAFSSSSSSSSSLLAHCDYAPWPAGKVVSICSPATHASTCHLLGRSTSAHQNRGFLLHHKLRPIMGLYRKGREYDVLRPIHSGASGTVPAVYWVSPWRTEAADEDRGDPEAEGRPASLRDETAWDSDVDMYVGEEDGDYEGDCEDEVDEEASAPAAAADPAAAADPVAAPAQYLQALLDVFPVLRRGQWTGGAPGLTDGQRQHLPGEALGDAHARTPEPRTPEPRDDPPSCFSSSSQASLKDSERSSDDGSSGVFSSGGGHEESWGRARGPPSRRFEGVHIWIEDARGRRLKIRERRWVRVGHVAVGIGRQMSASAFTLEMPDRKSVCFRRQIGESHLRLRCVDAPDSCPRWTWRVQDGKLEVRQ; encoded by the exons ATGCTGGAGCTGGGCCGCAGGTGGGCCGGCGACGCCCGTCCCCCCCCGGGAACTGCCGAGCTGCCGCCCGAACCTTCCGGTGAACGTGGGCACCCGTCTGTGGTGGCGCAGGCGCAGA GCGAAGACTTCCAGGAGTTCAGCCCGACACACGTCCGCCGCTGTGACTCGCGCTTGGGCTTCGTCCGCGCCTTCGG GCAAGCGAGTTTCAATGCGGAAGGCCAGGGAGAGCAAGGCATCCGGTGGTTTCGTTCGGCAGACGGAGCGCCCGTGTCGTGCCGTGACGTCATTACCCCGCCCCCTCAATTTAAGGACGCCCCCGACGATGGCGTCGAGTGGTCGCAACTGACCGGCGACCGCCAGTGGGAGCCAAGCGAAAGTGATTGGTCGCAAGTGTCGGCTGCTTttagctcctcctcctcctcctcctcctccctgttGGCTCACTGTGACTACGCCCCCTGGCCAGCAGGCAAAGTCGTTTCCATTTGCTCTCCCGCCACGCACGCCAGCACATGCCACCTGCTGGGCCGGAGTACGAGTGCGCACCAAAACCGAGGCTTCCTCTTGCACCAC AAGCTGCGGCCCATCATGGGTCTGTACCGAAAGGGTCGCGAGTACGACGTCTTGCGTCCCATCCACAGCGGCGCCTCCGGGACGGTGCCCGCCGTGTACTGGGTGAGCCCCTGGCGGACGGAGGCGGCCGACGAGGACCGAGGCGACCCGGAGGCGGAAGGCCGACCCGCGTCTCTGCGAGATGAGACCGCTTGGGACTCGGACGTGGACATGTacgtgggggaggaggacggCGATTATGAAGGGGACTGCGAGGACGAGGTTGACGAGGAGGCGTCGGCccctgcggcggcggcggaccctgcggcggcggcggaccCGGTGGCGGCGCCTGCGCAATACCTCCAAGCCTTGCTGGATGTTTTCCCTGTGTTGCGGAGAGGCCAGTGGACAGGCGGCGCTCCGGGGCTCACTGACGGCCAGCGTCAACACCTCCCAG GCGAGGCCCTCGGGGACGCCCACGCGCGGACCCCTGAGCCGCGAACCCCCGAGCCGCGGGATGACCCCCCCTCCTgcttcagcagctcctcacAGGCCTCACTAAAG GACTCTGAGCGTTCGTCGGATGACGGGAGCTCAGGCGTCTTCTCCTCCGGCGGGGGTCACGAGGAGAGTTGGGGGCgggcacgggggcccccctcGCGCCGATTTGAAG GTGTGCACATTTGGATCGAGGACGCTCGGGGGCGGCGCCTGAAAATTCGGGAACGGCGGTGGGTCCGAGTCGGACACGTGGCTGTCGGAATCGGCCGGCAG ATGTCGGCGAGCGCCTTCACCTTGGAGATGCCAGACAGGAAGTCGGTGTGCTTCCGGCGGCAGATCGGCGAGTCTCATCTGCGCCTTCGCTGTGTGGACGCGCCCGACTCGTGTCCGCGATGGACGTGGCGAGTTCAGGACGGCAAACTAGAAGTCCGCCAATGA
- the LOC119137826 gene encoding uncharacterized protein LOC119137826 isoform X2 — protein sequence MLELGRRWAGDARPPPGTAELPPEPSGERGHPSVVAQAQSEDFQEFSPTHVRRCDSRLGFVRAFGQASFNAEGQGEQGIRWFRSADGAPVSCRDVITPPPQFKDAPDDGVEWSQLTGDRQWEPSESDWSQVSAAFSSSSSSSSSLLAHCDYAPWPAGKVVSICSPATHASTCHLLGRSTSAHQNRGFLLHHKLRPIMGLYRKGREYDVLRPIHSGASGTVPAVYWVSPWRTEAADEDRGDPEAEGRPASLRDETAWDSDVDMYVGEEDGDYEGDCEDEVDEEASAPPVAAPAQYLQALLDVFPVLRRGQWTGGAPGLTDGQRQHLPGEALGDAHARTPEPRTPEPRDDPPSCFSSSSQASLKDSERSSDDGSSGVFSSGGGHEESWGRARGPPSRRFEGVHIWIEDARGRRLKIRERRWVRVGHVAVGIGRQMSASAFTLEMPDRKSVCFRRQIGESHLRLRCVDAPDSCPRWTWRVQDGKLEVRQ from the exons ATGCTGGAGCTGGGCCGCAGGTGGGCCGGCGACGCCCGTCCCCCCCCGGGAACTGCCGAGCTGCCGCCCGAACCTTCCGGTGAACGTGGGCACCCGTCTGTGGTGGCGCAGGCGCAGA GCGAAGACTTCCAGGAGTTCAGCCCGACACACGTCCGCCGCTGTGACTCGCGCTTGGGCTTCGTCCGCGCCTTCGG GCAAGCGAGTTTCAATGCGGAAGGCCAGGGAGAGCAAGGCATCCGGTGGTTTCGTTCGGCAGACGGAGCGCCCGTGTCGTGCCGTGACGTCATTACCCCGCCCCCTCAATTTAAGGACGCCCCCGACGATGGCGTCGAGTGGTCGCAACTGACCGGCGACCGCCAGTGGGAGCCAAGCGAAAGTGATTGGTCGCAAGTGTCGGCTGCTTttagctcctcctcctcctcctcctcctccctgttGGCTCACTGTGACTACGCCCCCTGGCCAGCAGGCAAAGTCGTTTCCATTTGCTCTCCCGCCACGCACGCCAGCACATGCCACCTGCTGGGCCGGAGTACGAGTGCGCACCAAAACCGAGGCTTCCTCTTGCACCAC AAGCTGCGGCCCATCATGGGTCTGTACCGAAAGGGTCGCGAGTACGACGTCTTGCGTCCCATCCACAGCGGCGCCTCCGGGACGGTGCCCGCCGTGTACTGGGTGAGCCCCTGGCGGACGGAGGCGGCCGACGAGGACCGAGGCGACCCGGAGGCGGAAGGCCGACCCGCGTCTCTGCGAGATGAGACCGCTTGGGACTCGGACGTGGACATGTacgtgggggaggaggacggCGATTATGAAGGGGACTGCGAGGACGAGGTTGACGAGGAGGCGTCGGCccc ccCGGTGGCGGCGCCTGCGCAATACCTCCAAGCCTTGCTGGATGTTTTCCCTGTGTTGCGGAGAGGCCAGTGGACAGGCGGCGCTCCGGGGCTCACTGACGGCCAGCGTCAACACCTCCCAG GCGAGGCCCTCGGGGACGCCCACGCGCGGACCCCTGAGCCGCGAACCCCCGAGCCGCGGGATGACCCCCCCTCCTgcttcagcagctcctcacAGGCCTCACTAAAG GACTCTGAGCGTTCGTCGGATGACGGGAGCTCAGGCGTCTTCTCCTCCGGCGGGGGTCACGAGGAGAGTTGGGGGCgggcacgggggcccccctcGCGCCGATTTGAAG GTGTGCACATTTGGATCGAGGACGCTCGGGGGCGGCGCCTGAAAATTCGGGAACGGCGGTGGGTCCGAGTCGGACACGTGGCTGTCGGAATCGGCCGGCAG ATGTCGGCGAGCGCCTTCACCTTGGAGATGCCAGACAGGAAGTCGGTGTGCTTCCGGCGGCAGATCGGCGAGTCTCATCTGCGCCTTCGCTGTGTGGACGCGCCCGACTCGTGTCCGCGATGGACGTGGCGAGTTCAGGACGGCAAACTAGAAGTCCGCCAATGA
- the arf2b gene encoding ADP-ribosylation factor 2b, which yields MGNIFASVFKGLFGKKEMRILMVGLDAAGKTTILYKLKLGEIVTTIPTIGFNVETVEYKNISFTVWDVGGQDKIRPLWRHYFQNTQGLIFVVDSNDRERVNEAREELARMLSEDELREAVLLVFANKQDLPNAMNAAEITDKLGLHSLRQRSWYIQATCATSGDGLYEGLDWLSNQLKNQK from the exons ATGGGCAACATATTTGCTAGCGTCTTTAAGGGCCTCTTTGGCAAGAAGGAGATGAGGATCCTCATGGTGGGCCTGGACGCCGCGGGGAAGACCACCATCCTTTACAAGCTCAAGCTGGGAGAAATTGTCACCACCATTCCCACCATCG GTTTCAACGTGGAGACAGTGGAATACAAGAACATCAGTTTTACCGTGTGGGACGTGGGCGGTCAGGACAAAATCCGTCCGCTGTGGCGCCACTACTTCCAGAACACCCAAG GTCTGATCTTCGTGGTGGACAGTAACGACCGGGAGCGCGTCAACGAGGCCCGCGAGGAGCTGGCGCGTATGCTGTCGGAGGACGAGCTCCGAGAAGCCGTCCTGCTGGTCTTTGCCAACAAACAG GACCTCCCCAACGCCATGAACGCCGCCGAGATCACAGACAAGCTGGGCCTGCACTCGCTGCGCCAGCGCAGCTGGTACATCCAGGCCACGTGCGCCACCAGCGGGGACGGCCTCTACGAGGGCCTCGACTGGCTCTCCAACCAGCTCAAGAACCAGAAATGA